A single region of the Pseudomonas sp. B21-023 genome encodes:
- a CDS encoding pirin family protein, giving the protein MSSPLVIRPRAESVEGQPILRPLPSAQCRSVGPFVFFDHMLETDYAPGHGMDIRQHPHIGLSTLTYLFEGEIQHKDSLGSDQRVRPGDVSWMTAGAGVAHVERTPAEVFERGSRLHGLQVWLASPKSDEQGPASYSHHPADSLPASDSLGVRIRMIAGTGFCLASPVPVLSPTLYAHVHMQAATTLIVPTEHAQRALYLLEGELMLDDEEVEPCSLIVLPEGEEVVLHAEETSQLVLIGGAPLDGPRRMNWNFVASDPGLIEQARARWAAGDWPVVPGESERIELPR; this is encoded by the coding sequence ATGAGCAGCCCCCTGGTCATCCGCCCACGCGCCGAATCGGTCGAGGGCCAGCCGATCCTGCGTCCGCTGCCCTCGGCGCAGTGCCGCAGCGTAGGGCCTTTCGTGTTCTTCGACCATATGCTGGAAACCGACTATGCACCGGGTCATGGCATGGACATTCGCCAGCACCCGCATATTGGCCTTTCCACCCTCACCTACCTGTTCGAGGGTGAAATCCAGCACAAGGACAGCCTCGGCTCGGACCAGCGCGTGCGCCCGGGAGACGTCAGCTGGATGACCGCCGGAGCGGGCGTGGCGCATGTCGAGCGCACGCCGGCCGAGGTGTTCGAGCGCGGCTCGCGACTGCATGGGCTGCAGGTCTGGCTGGCCTCGCCGAAGTCCGATGAGCAGGGCCCGGCAAGCTACAGCCATCATCCGGCCGACAGCCTGCCGGCCAGTGACAGCCTCGGCGTACGGATCCGCATGATCGCCGGCACAGGTTTCTGCCTGGCCTCACCGGTACCGGTGCTCTCCCCCACGCTCTACGCTCATGTGCACATGCAGGCGGCCACCACCCTGATCGTGCCGACGGAACACGCACAGCGCGCGCTGTATCTGCTCGAAGGCGAGTTGATGCTGGATGACGAGGAGGTCGAGCCATGCAGCCTGATCGTGCTGCCCGAGGGCGAAGAGGTGGTGTTGCATGCCGAAGAAACGAGCCAGCTGGTGCTGATCGGCGGCGCGCCGCTGGATGGGCCGCGGCGGATGAACTGGAACTTCGTGGCCAGTGACCCGGGATTGATAGAACAAGCCCGGGCGCGCTGGGCGGCCGGGGATTGGCCAGTGGTGCCGGGAGAAAGCGAACGGATCGAATTGCCGCGTTAA
- a CDS encoding amidohydrolase family protein has product MIARTLACLLLSASLFDTAQARDYRYSDAHLHYVDFFQETEGMPALLKAMDEAGVEQSMISGIPVAKKWHEDEPKRPRYYAGDDADAYWYSATDLYVAAALEKLPAEQRRRFHPFLTGFNPVDKNAVNHIERMLELYPGLWQGIGEVFTRHDDLTALTSGDTPRANNEAMTRIYHLAAERDLPVLLHSNITSKRERNPLYLAEIEEPLRNHPHTRFIWAHAGSSMEIHRHQERMDFLLPVLTRLLEDYPNLYVDLSWSVLEPYLLDEKGVPRKVWVELVQRFPQRFMLGSDVVGRFGSIGEQMHAFDPFLDALPEAVAERVSRRNFVDLLPKSAK; this is encoded by the coding sequence ATGATTGCCCGCACATTGGCCTGCCTGCTGTTGAGCGCAAGCCTGTTCGACACTGCGCAAGCCCGCGACTACCGCTACAGCGACGCCCATCTGCACTACGTGGATTTCTTCCAGGAAACCGAGGGCATGCCGGCTTTGCTCAAGGCCATGGACGAGGCCGGGGTGGAACAGTCGATGATCTCCGGCATTCCGGTGGCGAAGAAATGGCACGAGGACGAGCCCAAGCGTCCGCGCTACTACGCAGGCGACGATGCCGATGCCTACTGGTACAGCGCCACCGACCTGTACGTCGCCGCCGCGCTGGAGAAACTGCCTGCCGAGCAGCGCAGGCGCTTTCATCCGTTCCTTACCGGCTTCAACCCGGTGGACAAGAATGCGGTCAACCATATCGAGCGCATGCTCGAGCTTTATCCGGGGCTGTGGCAGGGCATCGGCGAGGTGTTCACCCGTCATGACGATCTCACCGCCCTGACCAGCGGCGATACGCCGCGGGCCAACAACGAGGCCATGACCCGTATCTACCACCTCGCGGCCGAGCGCGACCTGCCGGTGCTGCTGCATTCGAACATCACCTCCAAGCGCGAGCGCAACCCGCTGTACCTGGCGGAAATCGAAGAACCGTTGCGCAACCATCCGCATACCCGCTTCATCTGGGCTCATGCTGGCAGCAGCATGGAGATCCACCGACACCAGGAACGCATGGACTTTCTCCTGCCGGTGCTCACACGATTGCTAGAGGATTATCCCAACCTATACGTGGACCTGTCCTGGAGCGTGCTCGAGCCCTACCTGCTGGATGAGAAGGGCGTGCCACGCAAGGTCTGGGTCGAGTTGGTCCAACGCTTTCCCCAGCGCTTCATGCTTGGTTCCGATGTGGTGGGGCGCTTCGGCAGCATCGGCGAACAGATGCACGCTTTCGATCCATTCCTCGATGCGTTGCCAGAAGCGGTGGCAGAGCGGGTGAGCCGCAGGAATTTTGTCGATTTGCTGCCAAAAAGCGCGAAATAA
- the fabB gene encoding beta-ketoacyl-ACP synthase I encodes MRRVVITGLGIVSCLGNDKETVTENLRNSRPGIRYNPEYKEMGLRSQVSGSIDLNLEELIDRKVYRFVGHAAAYAYLAMQDAIKDAGLTEEQVSSPRTGLVAGSGGASTLNQMEALDTLREKGVKRVGPYRVTRTMGSTVSACLATPFKIKGINYSISSACATSAHCIGTAMEQIQWGKQDIVFAGGGEEEHWSQSFLFDAMGALSTKRNETPELASRAYDADRDGFVIAGGGGMVVVEELEHALARGAKIYAEIVGYGATSDGYDMVAPSGEGAIRCMQQALSTVDTPIDYLNTHGTSTPVGDVAEMKGVREVFGDKAPKISSTKSLSGHSLGAAGVHEAIYCLLMMENNFIAGSANIDELDPEVTDLPVLRKTEENAKIDTVMSNSFGFGGTNATLVLKRWTGK; translated from the coding sequence ATGCGCCGCGTCGTTATCACTGGTCTGGGCATCGTATCGTGCCTGGGCAATGACAAAGAGACCGTCACCGAAAACCTGCGCAACAGCCGTCCGGGTATCCGTTACAACCCGGAATACAAGGAAATGGGGCTGCGTAGCCAGGTTTCCGGTTCCATCGACCTGAACCTCGAAGAGCTGATCGACCGCAAGGTCTATCGCTTCGTCGGCCACGCCGCCGCCTATGCGTACCTCGCCATGCAGGACGCGATCAAGGACGCCGGCCTGACCGAAGAGCAGGTTTCCAGCCCTCGCACCGGCCTGGTTGCCGGTTCCGGCGGCGCCTCCACCCTGAACCAGATGGAAGCCCTGGACACCCTGCGCGAAAAAGGCGTCAAGCGCGTCGGCCCCTACCGTGTCACCCGCACCATGGGCAGCACCGTGTCGGCGTGCCTGGCCACCCCGTTCAAGATCAAGGGCATCAACTACTCGATCTCATCGGCCTGCGCCACCTCCGCACACTGCATCGGCACCGCCATGGAGCAGATCCAGTGGGGCAAGCAGGACATCGTCTTCGCCGGCGGCGGTGAAGAAGAGCACTGGAGCCAGTCGTTCCTGTTCGACGCCATGGGCGCCCTGTCGACCAAGCGTAACGAAACCCCCGAGCTGGCCTCGCGCGCCTACGACGCTGACCGTGACGGTTTCGTCATCGCCGGCGGCGGCGGCATGGTCGTGGTCGAAGAACTCGAGCACGCCCTGGCCCGTGGCGCCAAGATCTACGCCGAAATCGTCGGCTACGGCGCAACTTCGGACGGCTACGACATGGTCGCCCCAAGCGGCGAAGGCGCGATCCGCTGCATGCAGCAGGCGCTGTCCACCGTCGACACCCCGATCGACTACCTGAACACCCACGGCACCTCCACCCCGGTCGGCGACGTCGCCGAGATGAAAGGCGTGCGTGAAGTGTTCGGCGACAAGGCACCGAAAATCAGCTCGACCAAGAGCCTGTCGGGTCACTCGCTGGGCGCCGCGGGCGTGCACGAGGCGATCTACTGCCTGCTGATGATGGAGAACAACTTCATCGCCGGCTCGGCCAACATCGACGAGTTGGACCCGGAGGTCACCGACCTGCCGGTACTGCGCAAGACCGAAGAGAACGCCAAGATCGACACGGTCATGAGCAACAGCTTCGGCTTCGGTGGCACCAACGCCACCCTGGTGCTCAAGCGCTGGACTGGCAAGTGA
- the fabA gene encoding 3-hydroxyacyl-[acyl-carrier-protein] dehydratase FabA, protein MTKQHAFTREDLLRCSRGELFGPGNAQLPAPNMLMVDRITHISEEGGKFGKGELVAELDINPDLWFFACHFEGDPVMPGCLGLDAMWQLVGFFLGWQGLPGRGRALGSGEVKFFGQVLPTAKKVTYNIHIKRVLKGKLNMAIADGSVSVDGREIYTAEGLRVGVFTSTDNF, encoded by the coding sequence ATGACCAAACAACACGCCTTTACTCGGGAAGACCTGCTGCGCTGCAGTCGCGGTGAGCTGTTCGGCCCCGGTAATGCGCAACTGCCCGCCCCGAACATGCTGATGGTCGATCGCATCACTCATATCAGCGAGGAAGGCGGCAAGTTCGGCAAAGGTGAATTGGTCGCCGAGCTGGATATCAATCCGGACCTGTGGTTCTTCGCCTGCCACTTCGAAGGCGACCCGGTGATGCCAGGCTGCCTGGGCCTCGATGCCATGTGGCAACTGGTCGGCTTCTTCCTCGGTTGGCAGGGCCTGCCGGGCCGTGGCCGTGCGCTGGGTTCGGGCGAAGTGAAATTCTTCGGCCAGGTACTACCCACCGCCAAGAAAGTCACCTACAACATTCACATCAAGCGCGTCCTCAAGGGCAAGCTGAACATGGCCATCGCCGATGGCTCGGTCAGCGTCGACGGGCGCGAGATCTACACCGCCGAAGGCCTGCGGGTCGGCGTGTTCACCTCCACTGACAATTTCTAA
- a CDS encoding ABC transporter substrate-binding protein produces the protein MLRLLRLLLLCLWPLGSLSASEILLVGGEDQPGIRGFVAALEKRRPHDQVRFQTVEQLPAPGKLKADTRLVLLDIPALEWRLTEATGPLALALRISRVQAEQRLGVSRPAYLTLLWSDPPLARQLRLARYLLPQARRIGVLYGEHSRFLLDELRQAARPLGLEIVAQDWPDVRDSRPLQQLLNNSDVLLGLDDPELYNSKSAKNVLLSSYGRQMALIGPNVGFVRAGALASTYSDQDDWLAVLEQLLDQPPARWPRSLYPTHFGVSGNQQVARALGLEAIDPEAAALALAEGTPTP, from the coding sequence ATGCTGCGCCTGCTGCGCCTGCTGCTGCTGTGCCTGTGGCCCTTGGGATCACTGTCGGCCAGCGAGATCCTGCTGGTGGGCGGCGAAGACCAGCCCGGCATCCGCGGCTTCGTCGCAGCCCTGGAAAAGCGCAGGCCCCATGACCAGGTGCGGTTCCAGACCGTCGAGCAGCTGCCTGCCCCGGGCAAGCTCAAGGCCGACACCCGCCTGGTGCTGCTCGACATCCCGGCCTTGGAGTGGCGACTGACGGAGGCAACCGGGCCATTGGCACTGGCGCTGCGCATCAGCCGGGTCCAGGCCGAGCAACGCCTGGGGGTGTCGCGCCCCGCCTACCTCACCCTGCTGTGGAGCGACCCGCCCCTGGCCCGGCAACTGCGCCTGGCCCGCTACCTGCTGCCGCAGGCGCGGCGCATCGGCGTGCTGTATGGCGAACACAGCCGCTTCCTGCTCGACGAGCTGCGCCAAGCAGCCCGCCCGCTGGGCCTGGAGATCGTCGCCCAGGACTGGCCCGACGTGCGCGACAGCCGCCCCTTGCAGCAGTTGCTGAACAACAGTGATGTGCTGCTGGGGCTGGACGACCCCGAGCTGTACAACTCCAAGTCGGCCAAGAACGTGCTGCTCAGCAGCTATGGCCGGCAAATGGCGCTGATCGGCCCGAACGTCGGCTTCGTCCGCGCCGGCGCCCTGGCCAGCACCTACAGCGACCAGGACGATTGGCTGGCGGTGCTCGAGCAGTTGCTCGACCAGCCACCGGCCCGCTGGCCGCGTAGCCTCTACCCCACGCACTTTGGTGTCAGCGGCAACCAGCAGGTGGCCCGGGCCCTGGGCCTGGAAGCGATCGACCCGGAAGCCGCCGCCCTGGCCCTTGCCGAAGGAACCCCCACCCCATGA
- a CDS encoding TonB-dependent siderophore receptor → MFPGTPPYPRLLLLTALLGGPAVADDLFIDNQDLPQVLTATRLKQSPAAVPGSMTVLDNELIRASGARDIPELLRLVPGMMIGYGAGNQPTVNYHGSNVSDARRMQVLIDGRSVYRAGLATVDWSDIPVAIEDIERIEVFRGPNTVSYGANALMAVVNILTRNPADSHGTRVKLTRGQDGINDYYASQGFGWDTGDLRLSLSGQQDDGFDQDQFGRDYRDSRRLNRINISASHTLAPNQTLEWQLAAKEGSNQRPYTYQPVFGNYRAGDNADVNAKDYAGSVRWNLDLNPEHSLYVQGSAQRFDRQQVWRACDAAIAFSPELTRLWQLDPNFAEKVARNLYTGNLPSTSDPVLGSLTGQVQNQWASGGSNTICGDVDQSTRETRYDLEIQDTLSLTDSLRLVSGMNYRYDRADSQTYFNGSIDDQTWRLFGQLEWRADEHWIVQGGAMYEHSQLSGNSLTPRMAVNYLITPRHGLRAVYSEAIRSPDMFENNVNWSYTVKGLSPNLYGLQNGEYFVKTSGPGNLDQERMRSRELGYNGAFSDIDLNVDVKLFYDEITGMISEPLKNNQFIASNANKARFSGSEAQFDWRATQRDRLRLTYAYVDAWASNSADRRLSARNSGSAGWLRDWGEGWSSALFYYGDDALNRYRYERVDLRVAKRFKIQGSNLELAALWQQRLDDEPVTLEQNRYDSRHRLSVSAELEF, encoded by the coding sequence GTGTTCCCTGGCACGCCCCCGTACCCTCGCCTGCTGTTGCTGACTGCCCTGCTGGGCGGCCCGGCCGTGGCCGATGACCTGTTCATCGACAACCAGGACCTGCCGCAGGTTCTGACCGCCACGCGCCTGAAACAATCCCCGGCGGCGGTTCCGGGCAGCATGACCGTGCTCGACAACGAGCTGATCCGTGCCAGCGGTGCCCGCGACATCCCCGAGCTGCTGCGCCTGGTGCCGGGCATGATGATCGGCTACGGCGCCGGCAACCAGCCGACGGTCAACTACCATGGCAGCAACGTCAGCGACGCCCGGCGCATGCAGGTGCTGATCGATGGCCGCTCGGTGTACCGCGCCGGCCTGGCCACGGTGGACTGGAGCGACATCCCCGTGGCCATCGAGGATATCGAGCGCATCGAGGTGTTCCGCGGCCCGAACACCGTCAGCTACGGCGCCAACGCACTGATGGCGGTGGTCAACATCCTCACCCGCAACCCGGCCGACAGCCATGGCACGCGGGTCAAGCTGACCCGCGGCCAGGATGGCATCAACGACTACTACGCCAGCCAAGGCTTCGGCTGGGACACCGGTGACCTGCGCCTGTCGCTCTCCGGCCAGCAGGACGACGGCTTCGACCAGGACCAGTTCGGCCGCGACTACCGCGACAGCCGCCGGCTAAACCGCATCAACATCAGTGCCAGCCACACCCTGGCGCCGAACCAGACGCTGGAATGGCAACTGGCGGCCAAGGAAGGCAGCAACCAGCGGCCTTATACCTACCAGCCAGTGTTCGGCAATTACCGGGCCGGCGACAACGCCGACGTCAACGCCAAGGACTACGCAGGCTCGGTGCGCTGGAACCTCGACCTCAACCCCGAGCACAGCCTGTACGTGCAGGGTTCGGCGCAGCGCTTCGACCGCCAGCAGGTATGGCGCGCCTGCGATGCGGCAATTGCCTTCAGCCCCGAGCTGACACGCCTGTGGCAGCTCGACCCGAACTTCGCCGAGAAGGTCGCGCGCAACCTGTACACCGGCAACCTGCCCAGCACCAGCGACCCCGTGCTCGGTTCGCTGACGGGCCAGGTGCAGAACCAATGGGCCAGCGGTGGCAGCAACACGATCTGCGGCGACGTCGACCAGAGCACCCGTGAAACCCGCTATGACCTGGAAATCCAGGACACCCTGAGCCTCACCGACAGCCTGCGCCTGGTCAGCGGCATGAACTACCGCTACGACCGCGCCGATTCGCAGACCTACTTCAACGGCAGCATCGACGACCAGACCTGGCGCCTGTTCGGCCAGCTCGAATGGCGCGCCGACGAGCACTGGATCGTCCAGGGCGGCGCGATGTACGAACATTCGCAATTGTCGGGCAATTCGCTCACCCCGCGCATGGCGGTGAACTACCTGATCACCCCTCGCCACGGCCTGCGCGCGGTGTATTCCGAGGCCATTCGCTCGCCGGACATGTTCGAGAACAACGTCAACTGGAGCTACACGGTCAAGGGCCTCTCGCCCAACCTGTACGGTTTGCAGAACGGCGAGTATTTCGTCAAGACCAGCGGCCCCGGCAACCTCGACCAGGAGCGCATGCGTTCACGAGAGCTCGGCTACAACGGCGCCTTCAGCGACATCGACCTGAATGTCGACGTGAAACTGTTCTACGACGAAATCACCGGCATGATCAGCGAGCCGTTGAAGAACAACCAGTTCATCGCCAGCAATGCCAACAAAGCCCGTTTCAGCGGCAGCGAGGCGCAGTTCGACTGGCGCGCCACCCAGCGCGACCGCCTGCGCCTGACCTATGCCTATGTCGACGCCTGGGCCAGCAACTCGGCCGATCGCCGCCTGAGTGCCCGCAACAGCGGCTCGGCCGGCTGGCTGCGCGATTGGGGTGAGGGCTGGTCCAGCGCCCTCTTCTATTACGGCGACGATGCCCTCAACCGGTACCGCTACGAGCGGGTCGACCTGCGCGTGGCCAAGCGCTTCAAGATCCAGGGCAGCAATCTGGAACTGGCCGCGCTGTGGCAGCAGCGCCTGGATGACGAACCGGTCACTCTCGAACAGAACCGTTATGACAGCCGCCACCGCCTGAGTGTCAGCGCGGAGCTGGAATTCTGA
- a CDS encoding NAD(P)H-dependent glycerol-3-phosphate dehydrogenase, with protein MTEQQPVAVLGGGSFGTAVANLLAQNGHPVRQWMRDPAQAEAMRVDRENPRYLKGIRLHDGVEPVNDLLATLQGSALIFVALPSSALRSVLAPHAELLRGKGLVSLTKGIEANTFKLMSQILEEIAPQARIGVLSGPNLAREIAEHALTATVVASEDEALCQQVQAVLHGRTFRVYASSDRFGVELGGALKNVYAIIAGMAVALGMGENTKSMLITRALAEMTRFAVSQGANPMTFLGLAGVGDLIVTCSSPKSRNYQVGHALGQGLSLEQAVSRLGEVAEGVNTLKVLKAKAQEVGVYMPLVAGLHAILFEGRTLNQVIEHLMRAEPKTDVDFISTSGFN; from the coding sequence ATGACTGAACAGCAACCTGTTGCAGTTCTTGGAGGCGGCAGCTTCGGCACCGCCGTGGCGAACCTCTTGGCACAGAACGGCCATCCGGTACGGCAGTGGATGCGCGACCCGGCGCAAGCCGAGGCAATGCGTGTCGACCGCGAGAATCCGCGTTACCTCAAAGGCATCCGCCTGCATGATGGCGTCGAACCGGTCAACGACCTGCTCGCCACCCTGCAGGGCAGCGCGCTGATCTTCGTCGCCTTGCCCTCCAGCGCCTTGCGCAGCGTGCTGGCACCCCACGCCGAGCTGCTGCGCGGCAAGGGCCTGGTCAGCCTGACCAAGGGTATCGAGGCGAACACCTTCAAGCTGATGAGCCAGATCCTCGAAGAGATCGCCCCCCAGGCACGCATCGGCGTGCTGTCAGGCCCCAACCTGGCCCGCGAGATCGCCGAGCACGCGTTGACCGCCACCGTGGTCGCCAGCGAGGACGAAGCGCTGTGCCAGCAGGTGCAGGCCGTGCTGCATGGCCGCACGTTCCGTGTCTACGCCAGCAGCGATCGCTTCGGCGTCGAGCTGGGCGGCGCGTTGAAGAACGTCTACGCCATCATCGCCGGCATGGCCGTGGCCTTGGGGATGGGCGAGAACACCAAGAGCATGCTGATTACCCGGGCCCTGGCCGAGATGACCCGCTTCGCCGTGAGCCAGGGCGCCAACCCCATGACCTTCCTCGGCCTGGCCGGGGTTGGCGACCTGATCGTCACCTGTTCCTCGCCCAAGAGCCGCAACTACCAGGTTGGCCATGCGCTTGGCCAGGGCCTGAGCCTCGAGCAGGCGGTCAGCCGCCTGGGCGAGGTGGCCGAAGGCGTCAACACCCTCAAGGTGCTCAAGGCCAAGGCCCAGGAAGTGGGCGTGTACATGCCGCTGGTGGCGGGGCTGCACGCGATCCTGTTCGAAGGCCGCACGCTCAACCAGGTGATCGAGCACCTGATGCGCGCCGAGCCCAAGACCGATGTCGATTTCATTTCCACCAGCGGTTTCAACTGA
- a CDS encoding DUF4389 domain-containing protein, whose translation MNDTPERAQRESIILRVLWMLVFLVAWQLAELLLGGLVLVQLIYRLIYGAPSASLMNFGDSLSQYLAQIGRFGTFHSDQKPWPFADWPTPRTPEGEAPHAVAPAPHPVRDEEPKL comes from the coding sequence ATGAACGATACCCCGGAGCGCGCCCAGCGCGAGTCGATCATCCTGCGCGTGCTGTGGATGCTGGTGTTCCTGGTGGCCTGGCAACTGGCCGAGCTGCTGCTTGGCGGCCTGGTGCTGGTGCAACTGATCTACCGCCTGATCTACGGTGCGCCCAGCGCCAGCCTGATGAACTTCGGCGACAGCCTGAGCCAGTACCTGGCACAGATCGGCCGTTTCGGCACCTTCCACAGCGACCAGAAACCCTGGCCGTTCGCCGACTGGCCGACCCCGCGCACCCCGGAAGGCGAGGCGCCCCACGCCGTGGCCCCGGCGCCACACCCGGTGCGTGACGAGGAGCCCAAGCTGTGA
- the sixA gene encoding phosphohistidine phosphatase SixA, whose amino-acid sequence MKLWVLRHGEAEPRANSDAERRLTAHGREQVLRSAAHLLGQPLQAIIASPYVRAQQTAALVHGALGFSEPVRTVPWLTPESDVHQVIGEIERLGLEQVLLVSHQPLVGNLVGQLEHGHGQQPAPLSTASLAELEGDWPLAGLMTLRSLNHAG is encoded by the coding sequence GTGAAGCTGTGGGTGCTGCGCCACGGCGAGGCCGAGCCACGGGCCAATAGCGACGCCGAGCGGCGCCTGACCGCCCACGGTCGCGAGCAGGTGCTGCGCAGCGCCGCGCACCTGTTGGGCCAGCCGTTGCAGGCAATCATCGCCAGCCCCTACGTGCGCGCCCAGCAGACCGCCGCCCTGGTGCACGGCGCCCTCGGTTTTTCTGAACCAGTGCGTACCGTGCCGTGGCTGACGCCAGAGAGCGACGTGCACCAGGTGATCGGCGAGATCGAGCGCCTGGGGCTCGAGCAGGTCTTGCTGGTCAGCCACCAACCCCTGGTGGGCAACCTGGTTGGTCAGCTTGAGCACGGCCATGGCCAGCAACCTGCACCGTTGAGCACGGCCAGCCTGGCCGAGCTGGAGGGCGACTGGCCACTGGCCGGCCTGATGACCCTGCGCAGCCTCAACCACGCTGGCTGA
- a CDS encoding alpha/beta fold hydrolase, with protein MSQQIFFAHANGFPSATYGKLFAALAPDYQVHHLDQHAHDPRFPVNDNWQSLVDELLHHLEQQDAPVWGVGHSLGGVLHLHAALRCPEFYRGVVMLDSPVLTRADEWLIQAAKRLGFIDRITPAGRTLGRREAFPDRDSARRYFTGKTLFRHFDPECLEAYLEHGLAQDEDGLRLRFDPATEISIYRSIPHVSPARPRQLQVPLAMVRGAQSRVIRKHHALAVRGMAMGEYHSLPGGHMFPLERPTDTASLIKGLFERWSQA; from the coding sequence ATGTCGCAGCAGATCTTCTTCGCCCACGCCAACGGCTTCCCTTCGGCCACCTACGGCAAGCTGTTTGCCGCGCTGGCGCCGGACTACCAGGTGCATCACCTGGACCAGCACGCCCACGATCCGCGCTTTCCGGTCAACGACAACTGGCAGAGCCTGGTGGACGAGCTGCTGCATCACCTTGAGCAGCAGGATGCGCCGGTCTGGGGCGTCGGCCACTCCCTGGGCGGCGTGCTGCACCTGCATGCGGCGCTGCGTTGCCCGGAGTTCTACCGCGGGGTGGTGATGCTCGATTCTCCGGTGCTGACCCGCGCCGACGAATGGCTGATCCAGGCCGCCAAGCGCCTGGGCTTCATCGACCGCATCACTCCGGCCGGGCGTACCCTGGGCCGGCGCGAGGCTTTTCCCGACCGCGACAGTGCCCGCCGTTACTTTACCGGCAAGACCCTGTTCCGCCACTTCGACCCGGAGTGCCTTGAAGCCTACCTGGAGCATGGCCTGGCGCAGGACGAGGACGGTCTGCGCCTGCGCTTCGACCCGGCCACCGAAATCAGCATTTACCGCAGCATTCCGCATGTCAGCCCAGCCAGGCCTCGCCAGTTGCAGGTGCCCTTGGCGATGGTGCGTGGCGCCCAGAGCCGGGTGATCCGCAAACACCACGCCCTGGCCGTGCGCGGCATGGCCATGGGCGAGTATCACAGCCTGCCGGGCGGGCACATGTTCCCGCTGGAGCGGCCCACCGACACCGCCAGCCTGATCAAGGGCCTGTTCGAGCGCTGGAGCCAGGCATGA
- a CDS encoding alpha/beta fold hydrolase — MSAQVEEIRLTLGHIELAAHLFGPADGLPVIALHGWLDNANSFARLAPQLQGLRIVALDLAGHGYSGHRPVGAGYALADYAHDVLRVAEQLGWERFGLLGHSLGAIISVQLAGALPERVSHLALIDGVIPPTLSEQDAAERLGQALQAQMRLEGKRKSVYATLEEGVEARMKGMVAVSREAAELLAQRGLMPVPGGYSWRSDSRLTLPSPIRLNHDQAMAFVKRIACPACLVVAGDGMLARHTDLLEQLPFEQVILPGGHHLHLNDAEGAALVADCFNRFFGIP, encoded by the coding sequence ATGAGCGCCCAGGTCGAGGAGATCCGCCTGACGCTGGGCCATATCGAACTGGCCGCACACCTGTTCGGCCCGGCCGACGGCCTGCCGGTGATCGCCCTGCATGGCTGGCTGGACAACGCCAACAGCTTCGCGCGCCTGGCGCCGCAGCTGCAGGGGCTGCGCATCGTCGCCCTGGACCTGGCCGGGCACGGCTATTCCGGGCATCGACCGGTCGGTGCCGGCTACGCCCTGGCCGACTATGCCCATGACGTGTTGCGGGTTGCCGAACAGCTCGGCTGGGAGCGCTTTGGCCTGCTCGGCCATTCGCTGGGCGCGATTATTTCGGTGCAACTAGCCGGGGCCTTGCCCGAACGAGTCAGCCATCTGGCATTGATCGACGGGGTGATCCCGCCAACGCTCAGCGAACAGGATGCCGCCGAGCGGCTGGGGCAGGCCTTGCAGGCGCAAATGCGCCTGGAGGGCAAGCGCAAGTCGGTGTACGCGACCCTGGAGGAGGGCGTCGAAGCGCGCATGAAGGGCATGGTCGCGGTCAGTCGCGAAGCCGCCGAGCTGCTGGCCCAGCGCGGCCTGATGCCGGTGCCCGGCGGCTACAGCTGGCGCAGCGACAGTCGCCTCACCTTGCCTTCGCCCATCCGGCTGAACCACGACCAGGCCATGGCCTTCGTCAAGCGTATCGCCTGCCCGGCCTGCCTGGTGGTGGCCGGCGACGGCATGCTGGCGCGCCACACGGATCTGCTGGAGCAGCTACCCTTCGAGCAGGTGATCCTGCCGGGCGGGCACCATCTGCACCTGAACGACGCCGAGGGCGCGGCCCTTGTCGCAGACTGTTTCAATCGCTTCTTTGGCATTCCTTGA